One window of Amyelois transitella isolate CPQ chromosome 7, ilAmyTran1.1, whole genome shotgun sequence genomic DNA carries:
- the LOC106130158 gene encoding uncharacterized protein LOC106130158, with translation MEKPVRYKAKNKKQAPKPKTPKKRKSDGPTCSMFLSELSRKLAHKKKEEEETKGIVQTIIESITNALPIKFSRRPSIEKKESPVKIEVLQTFAPELLPNTLLDIPAPEISKCEENEQEDVEVSVKGAFKMPKMPLVSSDVIKQAIERRRRNIQMEDVAVNTGTDHDVAAELTKHVGTLRKISLIAEEFNQKTAKNLKEIVDSVQEDLLKKLEEINAERQAMMAQASAAAVEVAKE, from the exons ATGGAAAAACCAGTTCGTtataaagcaaaaaataaaaaacaggcTCCAAAACCTAAAACACCTAAGAAACGTAAAAGCGATG GACCCACTTGCTCCATGTTTTTATCAGAATTGTCACGAAAATTAGCGCacaagaagaaagaagaagaggAAACAAAGGGTATCGTtc AAACTATAATAGAAAGCATCACAAATGCCCTACCAATCAAATTTTCAAGGAGACCGTCAATCGAAAAGAAAGAGTCACCTGTTAAAATCGAAGTATTACAAACATTTGCACCAGAATTATTACCAAATACGTTACTAGATATTCCCGCACCAGAAATATCTAAATGTGAAGAAAATGAACAAGAAGACGTAGAGGTTTCTGTAAAAGGTGCTTTCAAAATGCCGAAAATGCCATTAGTTAGTAGTGATGTTATAAAACAAGCTATTGAGAGAAGAAGAAGGAATATACAAATGGAAGATGTAGCTGTAAATACCGGTACTGATCATGATGTGGCTGCAGAATTGACAAAACACGTGGGAACCCTAAGGAAAATTTCTCTCATAGCTGAAGAATTTAATCAGAAAACAG caAAAAACCTTAAAGAAATTGTAGACAGTGTACAAGAAGACCTGTTGAAGAAATTAGAAGAAATAAATGCAGAAAGACAAGCAATGATGGCACAAGCATCGGCAGCTGCAGTAGAAGTTGCTAAAGAATAA
- the LOC106130157 gene encoding uncharacterized protein LOC106130157, producing MDDKDTIEDLLDLTDSEDTTSSSSHQVFEAGRKQLILELHDLQKDEPINPELEADKRKKKKKKNKLPSNRSTTSGSSSSASDSSIPPAVADAVAKEQFYDAHESFHGLQDTQPNAALTLGQSHSAHAPKITDALPASAPATQPSSALSMTWIKRRKNARNYRL from the exons atGGATGACAAAG ATACGATAGAAGATCTTCTAGATCTAACAGACTCTGAAGACACCACATCATCATCTAGTCACCAAGTGTTCGAAGCCGGTCGCAAACAATTAATTCTAGAATTACACGATCTCCAAAAAGATGAGCCAATCAATCCAGAATTGGAAGCTGATaagagaaaaaagaagaagaaaaagaataaattaccAAGTAACAGAAGTACTACAAGTGGGTCTTCAAGCAGTGCTTCTGATAGCTCAATTCCGCCAGCTGTGGCTGATGCTGTAGCCAAAGAACAGTTTTATGATGCTCATGAGAGTTTTCATGGACTACAAG ACACCCAACCGAACGCAGCGCTCACGCTTGGCCAGTCCCATTCAGCGCATGCTCCCAAGATTACAGATGCTTTGCCGGCTTCAGCTCCCGCCACCCAGCCCTCCAGCGCACTTTCG atgaCTTGGATAAAAAGGCGAAAAAACGCACGCAATTATCGCCTTTAG